The genomic region ATTAATATCTGGTCCGCGCATAGAGAGAGGAAAAAGGGTGGGAATTGTGAAGCGGAGAGTACAAATTCGCGGCTCGTGACCGCGGACGGGCAAAGGAGTATGTCGAGTTTAGAAGCCGTTCCAACTGGTCCTATATTCCTAGGGTAGTAGTCAATCCGATGTAGCTAATCCCACCGGCATTAGTAGACGAGTACAAATGAATATAGTAGCCCTGTACAATAGACGGCAGTTCCACTAGAAATTATATGTCAAAAGTAACCTACCGGTTAGGCAAAAGTtctatttccctttttttatgtAAAGAAAAAGCGACAACGCCAATAACGAGGGTTAAGCTTAAATACAAATACATAGTTgaaacatatttttgttttcaaaataaaatgggggacaaaatggttttaagcggggtggaaaaaacgttttaaaaaaggacgggttggaaaaaatattttctcctcaacAAATAGCATGGtattatttgttgcaagcagggggtgggaaaaattttggggtgggattgcatgggagtgggttttttttttttcggcatGCATGTTTTCAACCCTCAGTCGCCCTcgaattgttggatattagaGTGGGTtcggctttggatgaaccaatgcacaggcttgtcctaggcatgtcgagtttctcttttaaaatatttgaaagaaactaatcaaaaaatttgaaaactttgaattttaatgataaggataaaataaaaggtaaagtaaataataccatgattgattttttagtataaaaatatggtttttcattaaagtgaacagtaccgtgtgCTTTTCGTTAAATCTTCCTTAATTTAACTCCTTCAAACTTCACATATATCTCACTCTGTTTTTTACCATCAAAGTTCATTAAAAAAATCCCATTTAAAACTTGTTTCGTGgtataaataaaacatatatgTTTGAGACATGTTAATAGATTTATACGGATTTTGAATGGCTTTGTACGCATTTTGATTGCAGTGATGCAAGttgagtttaaaaaaaaaagttgaatttcaAGAATTAAGCGAGACTCAAGTTGACTTTCAAGAAGTTAAAATGTAATTAAGCCAATAGAAAAATAAAGCCAAAAACTAACGTATTTTTTTGTTAAGGTCAAGCATTGTATGTAATGTCTATACTTGCAAACGTGAATTAGGTTAGGTTATGTGCTGCATTTTGTATCTAAGTTAGAATTCTCCTTTTCGCAACTTATGTTCTTTAGGGTATGTCTTTTTTATATGTACCACTTACATGCCTTGCACAACAATCTtccatactttcatccatatttcctTTTACGGGCACTGGCGGAGCCAGGTTAAGGCTTGTCCTGGGCTGTAGCCCAGGTAGCTTccggtgaaaaataaaattttacatgtaattttgattgatttttgaATATAACCCATCATATATTTAGTCATTAATCCAAATTCTTTAGATTTAaccatataaaattatataatacagtTTACATGTCATATCTTTTTCTTACATCCTTTTTTTCATTGCttcttgtacatgtacaagtttagatttgtttgaattttaacacgtatttatttaattacaaatttttttggctcaccttgtgaatttttttaagCTAATTGATACAAAGAAAAGTACGGtatcaagtttttttatttataaaaattaaaatttttaagttaGCCCACCTAATAAAAAATTCCTAGCTCCGGCATTGTTTACGGAAGGAAAATAATTTCTCTTTATCTTCTGTTTCTTGTTCTATAACATAGAATTATAATAAGAAAAACATTTCAAACgcaatattttataaattacttATTACTTTGCATTCGTTTGTCTTTTCCCCTTCTCCAATTGAATTCTTGGAGTCCAAAACCAACTAGTGAAGAATTCTCGTAACTAAAATTCTGATTTTCGAGACTAAATTTTTGaggaattttttaatgtgacaaTCAAACCAACACATGAAATTATCCATCTAATTAGTACCACCATGGGCCACGGCTGTTAAAACTTCTCAGAACTCGAACTTGAAATTTCCATCTATTTGGTAAACACCACGGCTATTGAAACTTCTCAGGACTCGAACTTCAAATTATCCATCTAATTAGTAACACCACGGCTATTGAGGAATTTTTGaggaattttttaatgtgacagTCAAACCAACACATGAAATTATCCATCTAATTAGTACCACCACGGGCCACGGCTGTTAAAACTTCTCAGAACTCGAACTTGAAATTTCCATCTATTTGGTAAACACCACGGCTATTGAAACTTCTCAGGACTCGAACTTCAAATTATCCATCTAATTAGTAACACCACGGCTATTGAGGAATTTTTGaggaattttttaatgtgacagTCAAACCAACACATGAAATTATCCATCTAATTAGTACCACCACGGGCCACGGCTGTTAAAACTTCTCAGAACTCGAACTTGAAATTTCCATCTATTTGGTAAACACCACGGCTATTGAAACTTCTCAGGACTCGAACTTCAAATTATCCATCTAATTAGTAACACCACGGCTATTGAGGAATTTTTGaggaattttttaatgtgacagTCAAACCAACACATGAAATTATCCATCTAATTAGTACCACCACGGGCCACGGCTGTTAAAACTTCTCAGAACTCGAACTTGAAATTTCCATCTATTTGGTAAACACCACGGCTATTGAAACTTCTCAGGACTCGAACTTCAAATTATCCATCTAATTAGTAACACCACGGCTGTCGAAACTTCTCAGAACTCGAACTGGGCCGTTGACccaaactcaaaactcaaactGGGGCCGATGATCCAAACTCAAACCCGAACCTTATCCTGCATATAGAATTGGGAGTCAAACACTCCAGCCCAATTCACCACTTGGGGAAGAAAATCACAGCTAATAACGGTTttattaaaagtgcttttaaaatgttttcaataaaaatatttttaaagttaatccttattaaaatttcatccaaatgaattcttaaaaaaaaaaacacttaaaatactttCTGCCAGAAAATATCTAATGCATCATCCAAGAATCACAAGTGAAACACGAAAGCAAATGTGTCAaagatttttttaatcattttaaaagtacttccgtACAATTcctaaataaaaaatgcatgcaGTGctgcaggaaaaagaaaaaataaatcagCCAAAAGCAGAAAACATAATTTAATCCATTATTAAGCAAACAAAATCAATGCTAcatccaacaacaaaaaaaacaaacccaacccaacccaccACATAATCTTAAAGTTTTTATATGTAGAAAACCcactaaaaccatccaaacagTCCCTTAACTCCATTCACTCAGACCGATTCGCAAACCTCTCCACCTTCGCATCCTTCAAGTTCAACCCCACCATCGCCTCCCCCAACCCGCAGCTCACCTCCGCCAACACATCGGGGTCCCGGTAGTGCGTCACCGCCTGCACAATCGCTCTCGCCCGCTTCGCCGGGTCACCGCTCTTGAACACGCCCGATCCGACGAACACCCCGTCGCACCCCAGCTGCATCATCAGCGCCGCGTCAGCCGGCGTCGCCACTCCTCCCGCGGCGAAGTGCACCACCGGAAGCCTCCCAAGCTGCTTCGTCTGCATCACCAGATCGTACGGCGCCGCGATCTTTTTTGCGAAGGTGAACACCTCGTCATCGTCCATGTTCCGCAAAACCCTAATGTCCCCCATCACGGACCGCACGTGCCGCACCGCCTCGATGATGTTTCCCGTGCCGGCCTCGCCTTTCGTCCGGATCATCGCCGCGCCCTCCCGGACACGGCGGAGGGCCTCGCCGAGGTTCCGGCAGCCGCAGACGAAGGGCACCCGGAAATTGTGCTTGTTGATGTGGTGCTCCTCGTCGGCGAGGGTCAGAACCTCGCTCTCGTCGACGTAATCGACGCCGATGGCTTCGAGGATTTGGGCCTCGACGAAGTGCCCGATTCGGGCCTTAGCCATGACGGGGATTGTCACGGCCTGCTTGATTTCTTTGATGAGTTGCGGGTCGGACATCCGGGCGACGCCGCCTTGGGCGCGGATGTCGGCGGGAACACGCTCCAGGGCCATGACGGCGCATGCGCCGGCCTCCTCCGCGACCCGGGCCTGCTCGGCGTTGACGACGTCCATAATCACACCGCCGCGGAGCATTTGGGCGAGACCCACTTTGACGGAGAAAGGCGACTGCTTACTCTCGGCGATAGCGCCGTTTCCATACACCGCCACCACTCCTGAACCCGCCatatctagagagagaaaaatgaaggttctagagagagagggagcgAGGAAATGGGGTGGCGACTGGCGAGGGTTTTGGGAGGGGGAAGGATTGGGGGTGTTTATATAGGGTGGCGTTTGGATGGTTCTGAGAAAAAGGAGGTGGGTACCACGCGAGGTGGAATCGCGTGGGTTGATACAGTGGGGTTGGGGAGTGTGAATAATGATGACCGTTggatttcatttttgtttcgGATTCCTATGCTGATGGTGTGAAGTATGTTGATCGGACGGTTGACAGGGTAGGAAGGGAGACTGGGTCGCGTGGAGAAGCCCACTTGGGAGTTTGTTAGTGTGTTGGCCACGTAATTTAATGTGCCGAATCGATTTGCCACGTGGGAAGTAGGATTCCAGTCATTGGTGATAAAAATGTAAAGACCCACCGCGCAGCCTCAAATCTTaggatttgtttatttttcgaTTAATAGTTATATTTCCTATAGAATTTTGTATACACgtacattttattattaaaaggaAATCAGTTATTAATTTTGCCACAGTAATCCATTTTTTCGAGATAGGAAAAACTCATAAAATTGTGattcttgatttttcctgctTAAACTAACATATTCAGAATAAAAAAGATATGtagttgttgaccctaaaaactatcaaGTTTACGTGACGCGCATGCTGAGCaattaataagctaattacGTCATTTGCTTATGTGCAGGGTGTGCCAAGCTCGACCGGGGAGTAAACTATGTTGATGTGGCATTGggcgcgctgctgacttcttgatcgtGTGACtgcggtcgaggaaggaacacatcttggcattcgggttctagagcctaaagacacggctgctagttctgcgaagttcaatatcaaattcgtcttttaatgtgccgaatgtagtaacatgataacacctcacttcgtcgagaaggctgatgagatgacctctaccaacaaagaCTCGAAAATCTTTGTtgaccgagacttagataggtaaccagtTGGCCTCAAAgcagtactgtttatccaaactgaaggtgctccttagtcggctgattctatagttccagtgttgtttatccaaactgaagatgtcgctGGTTACCTTCACATTGCTGTTTATCAAAACTGAAGATGAGttggaggaaaaagaaaataaaaatctcaaggttgttaagAGGTTTCGCGTAGAACGAGGGTTTGCACAAGGCAgtttatgtgttgaattggagggggccTCTCTCGTTGCCACTGCCTCTGTATTTATAAGGACGTGCTGACTTAATCCTTGAGTATTGCGTTTGATGTTTGGCGTGGATCAGACTCAACTAAATGCATGGAGTTATCATGCAATTATTCAACCAATTTAAAATCTCCATCATTATCTCCTTATTTCGTGCAAAGCAATCCTAATCCAAGTATTTGATGACCTCTTGTGTTGGAACCAAGGCATGCAAACAATTAGCAAGCAAGTTTATCTCCCAGCCATGCATTTCAACCGAGGCATCACGTCAAGCAACTCTTAATCTTCCCACCAAGTCTGTCCAAGTGCAATCATGCATTACCAAAAAATTCAACTTGATCACATCTCCCGCCCTCCACGTGTATGCATGTGCCGACTAGAGAATTGCAATTCTTTTTTTGACCATTGGTTATTATATAGCCATTCTTCTTCAATATTATCCCATGCAGAGAAACCCATTTCCAAACAAATTGATCATATTCAGTCTAGATAAATTGATAtattattaaaagataaatCATGATTAAACCATAATATATCCTTCgataataattttcttaattattttgtcATCCAACGGTTGAGAGCTATGTTCATCAACGATCTTGATTGCACAAGCCGATAGTATAAAATCAGGTCCAAACAGTAGCTCTCACTTATAATTTCAAGACCTGAAAATCAACACTTTAGATCGATTGGGGAGGTGATTTCATTTCTACTCATTATCTCTCTTATTACTACTTCTCTTATTTATAACTTCTTTCGTTTCAAGTAAGTACATGTGATGTAAGAATTCAAAacagaaagaacaaaaattgcAATTTTCTGTCTCAACCTCATTCTACCATACATGATACAACCCCACTTGTCTTAAACAAGTCCaaaaagatgatgaaaatgGCACTAGACAATGCGATTGATCATTTCTTTTGACCACTTCTTTTCACCACATTTTCTACCCTCACACACACTAAATGTTTAAGTAGGGAAAAGAAGAAAGGCGTCTTCAACTTGGCCTCCTAAACTCGTATAAAATGTTATCTTTTTCtgttgggaattttttttttttggaaagcaAGCTTTTTATTAAACACCAAAAAGCAACACAAACAAAGGAACAACCCACAGACCCAAAACTAACTTGTAAACAAGCAAAAGGGCCAAAcacaaatagaaaaacaaaagggcCCAACAAACAAAGCCGCCCAAAAAGTCAAAACACAATAGACAACAACTAGAAAGATCCATTGCTTTCGCCACCGCAGAGAATTCCGACTTGCTCCAATCCTCACCCATAACCAAGCAACACCTCATCAAATGCACCATCCAATTCCGATCTGCTCCGCAAGCACAACCATAGAGTAAAGATAGCCAGCAACAAAGACAAAGAAGCCAACTATCAAGATGAAGTCCGTGAAGACCCACAAACAACACTGCCGAAAAAGGCAGATAGCAACGAGAAAGTGGTGGTGTTGGAAATACCCAAGCCACCAGAGCTCTACACACAATCTCAACAAGAAACATGGCTGAAAATCGAACCAAGGATGAACAAAAACGAGGCATACCATCGGGGTAAGAGACAGAAACAAATTGAGAAACAAAATAGGAGGAGGAAGTagtagaagaaaagaaaagagaagagaagagaagaacaCAGCAGAgaaggggagaagagaagaaaacaGAAGAAGCAAAGGAAAAGAGGCAACCAACTTCAGCCGAAGCCAGAGTCGGCGCCTAAGAAAGTAGGTAAGATGAAGACCCTCACCTAAGGGGGAAAGAAAACTCTCACAGAGGAGAGAAGGTCTCTCATAGAAGGAGAGTTTTTTCtgttgggatttttgggagggGCATTTTTGGAGGACTACGTTTATTGGACCGTCTCACCAGGACAGAGAGACAAAGACGAGCAAATCTTTGTCCCACTTTAAGCCCCTTTGCTTGCACGATTTCATCACTGCAAAGTGTCTTAAACCTATTCCATTATTTTATCTTGGATACTTCTAACTGGTTTACCAAATTTGACAATCTAGTGTTTGGTAGACTTGGAGGATTACCTTTCCTCCCAATCcacgagagattttttagtgtgttggAACACAGTTAGGCATATGAAGTctcataatacaattggttggaaacttaaaaaataaaaaataaaaaaatcaaccaaacgAATTATGACACTTGATTTACCGAGCCCTATTCGTGgaacattaaaaaatttctcacaatcGACCCTAGGGCACATATAATGAGAAGGAAAGTAAGATGCTCATGTTGCTTGTGGTTTTGTTTAAGAAGACTGCTCTAGTTCTAATTTATGAGAGAGGATCAAGGTTGGATCATACAAAACGCGAGCACATTAATCTGATCAACTGTCCAAGCCCTATATATACAATGGGAGATCAAACTCAGGTACAAAGAGACGCAACATTGTTCGGATCAACTGGGCTGACTGACCCTACGTTGTCCACATTCTCCATTGTTTTGACTACTAGCTAGGAAGGAGCAATATTGGTGAGATTCATTAATTACCAAccaaaaaaaacagaagaaaatatTGGTAAGATTCATGAAACCGGTTTTACAACCAGTTCTCTTTCTTCAATTAACAAGTCCTCGTGACTAATTGAGCTCAATCACACAAATATGATGCATGAATTTGCAAAGCATTCTGAAAAGGGAGTTGAACAAACAATATGCATCACCAACATTAATATCATTGAAGATTGCAACAGAAAATCGAGTACCTTAACCCAACCTACAATGTGGGGAAAGAAAAGAATCGAGACCTTTGAATTCTTTATCCTATTTAGGTGTATTGAGGCTTTCTATACCCGGAAACAATAATACATAAGGGAAAGCCGTTGTAAAGCGACAAGGCACGGCCAATCCACACTTAGAAACTACCTAGGTAACCAGCTGAGCTCTGATCAGTTATATTGACGGGTAGTAAAGAATAGCGCATACCAGTGTTACAAGGAGGTTTGTATTACTAAACTGTAAAGATCTTCCTCACCTTCTTTATGTTCCTCCGACAAATTGGACAAGTAGCAGCTGCCTCTGCTATcctgtgaaattttgaaaaatgtaatcaatCATTAAATTGGATCTGGAACAGATAAACAGGACAAATATGATGCATGGAACACAGTTTACTAGTATTCTAGAAGCTCATTGGATGAGCCCTGAAGAAATCAGAACTTTTGATGGCCTAATAGGCAAATGGCCTTGTCAACTGTCATAACTAGTTTGTGGACTTGTTGCAGGGTACAGCGCAGAGGAACTTTGCAGTTAGATACGACTATAGAAAGTCAGAAACGGTAGAGAAAAATACCTTGTTGCACACTCAAAACAAGCCACACAATGCCCGCAGGGAAGGAAAAAGCAGTCCCTAGGAGCATCAAAGCAGATTGCACAAAGACGACGAGTATTATTACTTTCACCATCTCTTGACGACTTCCCTTCTCCTGCCAGAAAGTCTTCAAGATCCCCCTCATCATTTGAGGCAGAATCATAAGATGAGCCCCAACTTGATTGATCATCATCTTTGTAGGAAAGCAATGGGGCTCTCTCAGATCTGAACTCATCATGTCGAACTCTTATTCCATCTTCATTGGTACCTTGGCATTTGTTTAAGAAGTTGAAGGCCAAGAACATGAGCACAGTCATCCCACCTACACaggctaaaaaaattaaatacggTAGAGATTGACAGACAAAGGTTTCATTATgcgaagaaaaaagagaatgagCCTACCTATACCAACAATATATGTGACCCATCTTGGTCCATATGATAGTTTGACATACTGGTTTGCAGAAGGTGTATCCTGAGgaaaccaaaaaaatgtaagaCGAAAGAGTAACAATCTACTGAATTCAAGTTTCCGGGATAACATTTATTTGACAATCCACTAGATTAGTCTTACCTGCTCTGGACCAGGAGTGGTCAACACAGCTGCATTTCCCTCcggaaacaaaattttcaaagtaCAGGATTCATCCGTGAAAGTACATTTGTAATAAGCCGAATTTGTATTGTACAATAAAGCATTCACTGTGATGTTTAATTGTACCTGTTCAATGTAAAGATGAACCCAAGTGAATAGTGTAATGAGTAAAAATTAACGACAGAACAGGAAcaatattcctttttttttttttctttttggacgAAGCATGAGATATCCCATATTCCATGAGGTAGGACTAATCGCCAGTGGGGCCCAGAAAGGCTAAAGGCATTTCGGCCCACCCCTAGCCATAGTCAAATGGCACACGTCCTCCCAAAAATTTCAACCAGGGAATCATCCATGTTTTTGCCAGCTTCGTGCCCCGAACCCAAAACCAGGGAGCAAACCTGACTTGGAATTCTACTGCATTTCCACTGGGCCACTTGCCGTGGTTCAACAACAATATTCTTTAATGTAAGATATAAAAGCATTAGGAAAAGGGGAAAATAGAGACCCTTATGAGGGACACTCTCAAGGCCAACACATCAGGATGTTTGTCTAGCGCAAAAAAAGGTTTTGCATTCTTACTCTCACTCAACCTGATGCTTACTTTAGCAGTATGCTGCAGTTAATGTCAATAATCACTGTAACAGCCCATGATTGCAGTAACAAAGATTGTATTAATTATTTGATTCTGAATAACAGTTAATCTCATAAGTACCATGCCCCAATATATCTTTTTAATCGGAAGAGTACAGACCAGAatacaataaaagaaaaagtacgAAAGATATTTAAATTCCAAGGTTATAGTTTATTCTACATGTTCCACAATTACCTCCACATCCTCTGCGTTCAAGTTACCCACAGAAACATAGTAGGCAGAAGACTTTGATAGGTCCTGCTCAATCATACCACTTCCTGAGAGGAAGTAATTACTGACATTAGTATAGTAGTAATAGTACTTGTGTTGAGAAGACAATAAGATCATATTCCACACTTTGTCTCACCATGAATGAGGTTCCATGATAAAGAAGTATTAGGATATGTCGGTTCTTCGAGCCACTGAGCAAGGCCTTCTTTACCTGCAATGCGCTAGCTTCAGAATGCTATGGAGGTTGAATAAACTTTGccattagttaaaaaaaatgcatGAGCAACTGcagatgatttttatttttataaataatgcaAAGACACCAGACCACAGAAAAAGAAATCGGAGAAATGTAGCAAGAAGACTTGCTCTGGTAAGTGACCAATTAAGACTTCAATTAACAAGTTGCTCTGCACTCTTGGCTCACTTATGTGGCTTGCTCTCTATATAACAGTGATTCTAGGTGTATATACTATGAATTTGAGTGAAGGGTCAATGACTGCAATAGCAGCAATCAGCAAATTAAACAACTGGTAATCCAATTTCCTCAGCAGCCCGTTACACTAATCTTATCAAAACATACTCACGCTTACTCACAAAACATGAAGAAAGATATTAAACTTTCATTGCTGTAAAAGTATTTATAAATGGTAGCTACTAACTACTAACTAGCATGGATATTTCTTAAAATGAAGAGAATTTTGAGtaggaaagaaaaggaaatgtaGGTTATATACCTTGAgcaataataagaaaaatagaGAAGCTCGGAGAGTTCACGCTGTATGAAATACTCATTTGAGACCCCGCATTTAGGTAATATATCCATTCCTGAAGAAGCACAATGAATTATCATCCTCATCAACAACTACCACAgcttcaaaaaattcaaaaatttctggcaataaaacaaaaaacaacattCAACAGAATGCAAACTTGCCGTATGAGAATCGGCTGGAACCGAGACAGTATGTGTTTCGGACCAAGTGGTAGCAGTATCAAGAGGTGGAGTACTGTAGAAACCATATAGTACAGGCCCAGAACTTGATATATTCAGCTCTTCTACCTAACAAAGACCAAACAAAAAACCAACCCAGATTACTAAACAGCACAAGAAAGCAGGCATATCagtaaaaaaatggaaaatggtaaaattaaaaacctacCTTTATAGACTGCACAAAAAATGGGTTAGGTTGCAGAAGAATTGAGCTATTAGGGCCAAGCTCTAAACTCGAAGACCCGTAAACTCCCAAAATCAAAGTCATCGACACTGAAACATCCAATTACAATCAAATTATGgataatcaaataattaattaccataaaaaattcaaaatataatCTGAAAATTGGATACAAACCGAAGAACCAGAAGGTGAGGAGGACGACAATGCAGGACCACGATTCATCCGTAATCACCGTTGACACCTCATCGAACGCCGGCACATTTCCGCCGTACGAAGT from Pyrus communis chromosome 9, drPyrComm1.1, whole genome shotgun sequence harbors:
- the LOC137744110 gene encoding E3 ubiquitin-protein ligase APD2-like; the encoded protein is MEEHPSSSSSSSSSSSSAAASTSRDTSGGAAASTSRDTSGGAAAAATTSSSSASQVREEEDDDNQYQQHTHFRHPELEQNHEIGTSYGGNVPAFDEVSTVITDESWSCIVVLLTFWFFVSMTLILGVYGSSSLELGPNSSILLQPNPFFVQSIKVEELNISSSGPVLYGFYSTPPLDTATTWSETHTVSVPADSHTEWIYYLNAGSQMSISYSVNSPSFSIFLIIAQGKEGLAQWLEEPTYPNTSLSWNLIHGSGMIEQDLSKSSAYYVSVGNLNAEDVEVQLNITVNALLYNTNSAYYKCTFTDESCTLKILFPEGNAAVLTTPGPEQDTPSANQYVKLSYGPRWVTYIVGIGGMTVLMFLAFNFLNKCQGTNEDGIRVRHDEFRSERAPLLSYKDDDQSSWGSSYDSASNDEGDLEDFLAGEGKSSRDGESNNTRRLCAICFDAPRDCFFLPCGHCVACFECATRIAEAAATCPICRRNIKKVRKIFTV
- the LOC137744109 gene encoding probable pyridoxal 5'-phosphate synthase subunit PDX1, translating into MAGSGVVAVYGNGAIAESKQSPFSVKVGLAQMLRGGVIMDVVNAEQARVAEEAGACAVMALERVPADIRAQGGVARMSDPQLIKEIKQAVTIPVMAKARIGHFVEAQILEAIGVDYVDESEVLTLADEEHHINKHNFRVPFVCGCRNLGEALRRVREGAAMIRTKGEAGTGNIIEAVRHVRSVMGDIRVLRNMDDDEVFTFAKKIAAPYDLVMQTKQLGRLPVVHFAAGGVATPADAALMMQLGCDGVFVGSGVFKSGDPAKRARAIVQAVTHYRDPDVLAEVSCGLGEAMVGLNLKDAKVERFANRSE